The following coding sequences lie in one Panicum virgatum strain AP13 chromosome 6N, P.virgatum_v5, whole genome shotgun sequence genomic window:
- the LOC120680172 gene encoding protein SRC2 homolog, which yields MGSRYEVEVTVGSAANLKNVNWRNGDLHPYAVLWVDDGPKCSTRVDLDNGEDPVWDEKLLLPVPPSVARLEDAVLCVDVVHADAAEGVKPLVGSARLPLRDVLDDAGIGGKVSRSLRLKRPSGRPQGRLEVRVSVREAAPRYYGYESSYPAPAYGAGVGSRDPYYAAPPGPGYGGQQPYAAPPAGYPAYGGYGAAPAAAAPPAPPVAYGAGSGDPSAAAAYGSAAPAATKSKMGMGTGLAVGAAAGLLGGLALAEGASYLEDKVEDHVAEKVEEDLYDDADDGGYDDDY from the coding sequence ATGGGGTCCCGCTACGAGGTGGAGGTGACGGTGGGTTCCGCCGCCAACCTCAAGAACGTCAACTGGCGCAACGGCGACCTCCATCCCTACGCCGTGCTCTGGGTCGACGACGGCCCCAAGTGCTCCACCCGCGTCGACCTCGACAACGGCGAGGACCCCGTCTGGGACGAGAAGCTCCTGCTCCCCGTCCCTCCGTCCGTGGCCCGCCTCGAGGACGCCGTCCTCTGCGTCGACGTCGtccacgccgacgccgccgagggCGTCAAGCCGCTCGTCGGCTCCGCGCGCCTCCCGCTCCGCGACGTCCTCGACGACGCCGGCATCGGGGGCAAGGTCTCGCGCAGCCTCAGGCTCAAGCGCCCCTCGGGCAGGCCGCAGGGCCGCCTGGAGGTCCGCGTCTCCGTTCGCGAGGCCGCGCCGCGATACTACGGCTACGAGTCGTCGTACCCGGCGCCGGCCTACGGCGCCGGAGTAGGATCGCGCGACCCGTACTACGCGGCCCCTCCGGGTCCCGGCTACGGCGGCCAGCAGCcgtacgccgcgccgccggcgggctaCCCGGCCTACGGCGGTTACggagccgcccccgccgccgccgctcctccagcGCCACCGGTGGCTTACGGGGCGGGTAGTGGTGATCCTTCTGCTGCCGCGGCGTACGGTTCTGCTGCCCCCGCGGCGACCAAGAGCAAGATGGGGATGGGGACGGGGCTTGcggtgggcgcggcggcggggctgctgGGCGGGCTGGCGCTGGCGGAAGGGGCAAGCTACCTGGAGGACAAGGTCGAGGACCACGTGGcggagaaggtggaggaggacctgtacgacgacgccgacgacggtGGCTACGACGACGACTACTAA